A genomic region of Alistipes megaguti contains the following coding sequences:
- a CDS encoding endonuclease/exonuclease/phosphatase family protein has translation MRRITLLLLFAAGLALPTQAEPVTLKLISCNLRNSGADDGANSWQYRREATPRMLSEEAPDLFGVQEALADQLQFLDQACPAYARVGVGRDDGATRGETMAIYYLRDRFELLDSGTFWLSETPDQVSRGWDGACNRTATWVHLRDKASGKSFFYFNTHLDHRGSMARELGIALLTEKIREIAGRKSAVVLGGDFNSSTESPIFKPLNRWMKSARAKAKQTDNKGTYNGYGAAPDTIVIDHLYFRGRMHCERFVTLDGNYGVPYLSDHYPIEIVFTL, from the coding sequence ATGAGACGTATCACCTTGCTGCTGCTCTTTGCAGCGGGGCTTGCGCTTCCGACGCAGGCCGAACCCGTCACGTTGAAACTGATCTCCTGCAATTTGCGCAACAGCGGCGCCGACGATGGAGCGAATTCGTGGCAATACCGCCGGGAAGCCACTCCGCGGATGTTGTCCGAGGAGGCACCGGATCTGTTCGGCGTCCAGGAGGCGCTGGCCGACCAGCTTCAGTTTCTCGATCAAGCGTGCCCGGCCTACGCGCGCGTAGGAGTCGGCCGTGACGACGGCGCCACCCGCGGCGAGACAATGGCGATCTACTACCTGCGCGACCGGTTTGAACTGCTCGACAGCGGCACCTTCTGGCTGAGCGAGACGCCGGATCAGGTATCGCGGGGATGGGACGGAGCCTGCAACCGTACGGCCACGTGGGTTCACCTGCGCGACAAGGCATCGGGGAAGAGCTTCTTCTATTTCAACACGCATCTGGATCACCGCGGAAGCATGGCACGCGAGCTGGGAATAGCACTGCTGACCGAAAAAATCCGAGAGATAGCGGGCCGGAAATCGGCCGTTGTTCTGGGTGGAGATTTCAATTCGTCAACCGAAAGTCCGATCTTCAAGCCCCTGAACCGATGGATGAAGTCAGCCCGCGCAAAAGCCAAACAGACAGACAACAAGGGAACCTATAACGGATACGGGGCAGCGCCCGATACGATTGTCATCGACCACCTCTACTTCCGGGGTCGGATGCATTGCGAACGCTTCGTCACGCTCGACGGCAACTACGGCGTGCCCTACCTCTCGGACCACTACCCGATCGAGATCGTTTTCACACTCTGA
- the hutI gene encoding imidazolonepropionase translates to MKRLLVKNIGRVVGIQPEERLRICGAEMDRLETLADAWLLVEGERIAAFGEMASLDGVTADEEVDAEGGMLFPSFCDSHTHLVYAGSREQEFLDKIHGLSYEEIARRGGGILNSADRLHATSEEELYRQAMERVWEIIAMGTGCVEIKSGYGLSTEDELKMLRVIRRIRQTAPLEVRATFLGAHAVARAYRGRQGEYVDLVCREMIPAVAREGLADFVDVFCDEGFFTVDETRRILAVGRQYGLRPKIHADELAASGGVEVGVACGALSVDHLERAGRAQIEALRGSQTMPTLLPGAAFFLGMSYPPAREMIAAGLPVALASDYNPGSSPSGNMRMVVSLASIRMRMTPAEAIHAATLNGACAMGLSRDFGSITPGKVANFFVTRLMPSVEFFSYAYQTPLIRQVFLRGTGLRDRF, encoded by the coding sequence ATGAAACGGCTGTTGGTCAAGAACATCGGCCGCGTGGTTGGCATTCAGCCCGAGGAACGGCTGCGGATCTGCGGTGCGGAGATGGATCGGCTCGAAACACTGGCCGACGCCTGGCTGCTGGTCGAGGGAGAGCGGATCGCCGCTTTCGGCGAAATGGCTTCGCTGGACGGTGTCACGGCCGATGAAGAGGTCGATGCCGAAGGCGGAATGCTCTTTCCCTCGTTCTGCGATTCGCACACCCATCTGGTCTATGCCGGAAGCCGCGAGCAGGAGTTTCTCGACAAGATCCACGGCCTCTCCTACGAGGAGATTGCCCGGCGCGGAGGCGGGATTCTCAATTCGGCCGACCGGCTGCACGCCACCTCCGAGGAGGAGCTTTACCGGCAAGCTATGGAACGCGTGTGGGAGATTATCGCCATGGGGACCGGCTGTGTGGAGATCAAGAGCGGCTACGGCCTTTCTACCGAGGACGAGCTGAAGATGCTGCGCGTCATTCGCCGCATCCGCCAGACGGCACCTCTCGAAGTGCGGGCCACGTTTCTCGGGGCCCATGCCGTGGCGCGGGCCTATCGCGGCCGGCAGGGGGAGTATGTCGATCTGGTCTGTCGGGAGATGATCCCGGCGGTGGCCCGCGAGGGGTTGGCCGATTTTGTCGATGTCTTCTGCGACGAGGGTTTCTTCACGGTGGACGAGACACGGCGCATTCTTGCTGTCGGTCGTCAGTATGGTCTGCGGCCGAAGATTCATGCCGACGAGTTGGCCGCTTCGGGCGGTGTCGAGGTCGGTGTTGCGTGCGGCGCCCTCTCGGTCGACCATCTCGAGCGGGCCGGCCGGGCCCAGATCGAGGCGTTGCGCGGTTCGCAGACGATGCCTACGCTGCTGCCCGGGGCCGCCTTCTTCCTCGGGATGAGTTATCCTCCGGCCCGGGAGATGATCGCTGCCGGGCTGCCCGTGGCGCTGGCTTCGGACTACAATCCCGGATCGTCGCCTTCGGGGAACATGCGCATGGTGGTCTCGCTGGCCTCGATCCGCATGCGGATGACGCCGGCCGAGGCCATTCACGCCGCAACGCTCAACGGTGCCTGTGCCATGGGGCTGAGTCGCGACTTCGGGAGCATCACCCCCGGTAAGGTGGCCAACTTCTTCGTGACGCGGCTCATGCCCTCCGTAGAGTTCTTCTCCTATGCCTATCAGACGCCGTTGATTCGGCAGGTCTTTCTCCGCGGCACCGGTCTAAGAGACCGGTTCTAG
- the hutH gene encoding histidine ammonia-lyase, with protein MEHHHISAERLTLARVREIMERHLKIDLSEDARRRIVRCREYLDRKMENPDQPIYGITTGFGSLCDISIGGDDLAQLQRNLVMSHACGTGERVPSEIVRLILLFKIQSLAYGYSGVQLATVERLVEFFNRDILPVIYQQGSLGASGDLAPLAHMSLPLLGLGEVECEGRVRPAGEVLEELGWKPVELQSKEGLALLNGTQFMSAYGVWSVLAAQRLSEWADRIGALSLDAFDGRIEPFCDEVHKIRAHKGQLITARAIRHWLEGSELIARPKKHVQDPYSFRCMPQVHGASKDTIDYVAGVLETEINSPTDNPTVFPEEDMVVSAGNFHGQPIALVMDFLAIALAELGNISERRTYQLISGARELPKFLVANPGLNSGFMIPQYTAASIVSQTKGLCMPASVDSIPSSQGQEDHVSMGSNAATKLWRVVGNTERVLAIELFNAAQAIEFRRPARTSPALEQMLADYRQRVPFIDNDQVMYRHIAASVEFLREER; from the coding sequence ATGGAACATCATCATATCTCGGCGGAGCGGCTGACGCTGGCCCGCGTCCGCGAAATCATGGAACGCCACCTGAAGATCGACCTCTCGGAGGATGCCCGGCGACGCATTGTCCGCTGCCGCGAGTATCTCGATCGCAAGATGGAGAATCCCGATCAGCCGATTTACGGCATTACGACCGGTTTCGGGTCGCTGTGTGACATCTCGATCGGAGGCGACGATCTGGCGCAGCTGCAGCGAAATCTGGTCATGTCGCACGCCTGCGGTACGGGCGAACGCGTCCCTTCGGAGATCGTCCGTCTGATTCTGCTCTTTAAGATTCAGTCGCTGGCGTACGGTTATTCGGGTGTGCAGCTGGCAACGGTCGAACGGCTCGTCGAGTTTTTCAACCGCGATATCCTGCCTGTGATCTATCAGCAGGGTTCGCTGGGTGCCTCGGGCGATCTGGCTCCGCTGGCCCACATGAGTCTGCCGTTGCTCGGTTTGGGCGAAGTCGAGTGCGAAGGGCGTGTGAGACCCGCCGGCGAAGTGCTCGAGGAGTTGGGCTGGAAGCCCGTCGAGCTGCAGTCGAAGGAGGGGTTGGCGCTGTTGAACGGTACGCAGTTCATGAGTGCCTACGGTGTCTGGTCGGTGCTCGCCGCACAGCGGCTGAGCGAGTGGGCCGACCGCATCGGAGCCCTCTCGCTCGATGCCTTCGACGGCCGCATCGAGCCCTTCTGCGACGAGGTGCACAAGATCCGCGCCCACAAGGGGCAGCTCATCACCGCCCGCGCTATCCGCCACTGGCTGGAGGGCAGCGAGCTGATCGCGCGTCCGAAGAAGCACGTGCAGGATCCCTATTCGTTCCGCTGTATGCCGCAGGTACACGGCGCCTCGAAGGACACGATCGACTATGTGGCCGGCGTGCTTGAAACCGAGATCAACTCCCCGACGGACAACCCGACGGTCTTCCCCGAGGAGGACATGGTTGTCTCGGCCGGCAACTTCCACGGACAGCCCATTGCGCTGGTGATGGATTTTCTGGCCATTGCGCTGGCCGAGTTGGGCAACATCTCCGAGCGGCGGACCTATCAGCTGATCTCCGGAGCCCGCGAGCTGCCGAAGTTCCTGGTGGCCAATCCCGGTCTGAACAGCGGTTTCATGATCCCGCAGTATACCGCGGCGTCGATCGTCAGTCAGACCAAAGGATTGTGCATGCCGGCGTCGGTCGACTCGATTCCCTCGTCGCAGGGGCAGGAGGATCACGTCAGCATGGGTTCGAACGCCGCCACGAAACTCTGGCGCGTGGTCGGTAACACGGAGCGCGTGTTGGCCATCGAACTTTTCAATGCCGCGCAGGCCATCGAGTTCCGGCGTCCCGCCCGCACGTCGCCTGCCTTGGAGCAGATGCTCGCTGATTATCGGCAGCGGGTCCCCTTCATTGACAACGATCAGGTGATGTATCGCCACATTGCCGCTTCGGTGGAATTTCTGCGTGAAGAACGATGA
- a CDS encoding urocanate hydratase: MTLEEFQNDIRAGIPDRLPAAKPYDRQVNHAPRRKDILTEEEKVLALKNALRYFPAKHHALLAREFAGELRRYGRIYMYRLRPDYEMYARPIDQYPARCRQAAAIMLMIQNNLDPRVAQHPHELITYGGNGAVFQNWAQYRLTMKYLSEMTDHQTLVMYSGHPLGLFPSHPDAPRVVVTNGMVIPNYSKPDDWERMNAMGVSQYGQMTAGSYMYIGPQGIVHGTTITVMNAARKRFAPGQTDARGMLFVSSGLGGMSGAQSKAGNISQVVSVIAEINPKAARKRYEQGWVDELHDDLDELIPRIRQAVKQREVVSLAYVGNVVDLWERLAVEDIRVDLGSDQTSLHNPWAGGYYPVGLSYEASNKMMAEEPVRFRECVQESLRRQVDAINKLAARGMYFFDYGNAFLLEASRAGAAVMGREGRFRYPSYVEDIMGPMFFDYGFGPFRWVCTSGREEDLAQTDLLAAEVLEDIRMSAPDDIRGQLEDNIHWIREAGRNHLVVGSQARILYADCEGRTKIALAFNRAIADGRLSAPVVLGRDHHDVSGTDSPYRETANIYDGSNRTADMAVQNVIGDSFRGATWVSIHNGGGVGWGEVINGGFGMVIDGSPEAERRIREMLFWDVNNGIARRSWARNEGAQATIRRQMERTPDLQVTMPHAADDELVRNALNKNE; this comes from the coding sequence ATGACATTGGAAGAGTTTCAAAACGACATCCGCGCGGGGATTCCGGACCGGCTGCCCGCCGCAAAACCGTATGATAGGCAGGTCAACCATGCGCCCAGGCGCAAGGATATCCTCACGGAGGAGGAGAAGGTGTTGGCGCTGAAGAATGCCCTGCGCTACTTCCCGGCCAAACACCATGCGCTGTTGGCCCGGGAGTTCGCCGGGGAGCTGCGCAGGTACGGCCGCATCTACATGTACCGGCTGCGTCCCGACTACGAGATGTATGCCCGTCCGATCGACCAGTATCCGGCTCGCTGTCGTCAGGCTGCGGCCATCATGCTGATGATCCAGAATAACCTCGATCCGCGCGTGGCGCAGCATCCCCACGAGCTGATCACCTACGGCGGAAACGGCGCCGTGTTCCAGAACTGGGCCCAGTACCGGCTGACGATGAAGTACCTCTCGGAGATGACCGACCACCAGACGCTGGTCATGTATTCGGGCCATCCGCTGGGGCTGTTCCCCTCGCATCCCGACGCTCCGCGCGTGGTGGTGACCAACGGCATGGTGATCCCCAACTACTCGAAACCCGACGACTGGGAGCGCATGAATGCCATGGGCGTCTCGCAGTACGGGCAGATGACCGCCGGGTCGTACATGTACATCGGCCCGCAGGGCATCGTCCACGGCACGACCATCACGGTGATGAACGCCGCCCGCAAACGCTTCGCACCGGGGCAGACCGATGCCCGCGGCATGCTGTTCGTCTCGTCGGGTCTGGGCGGCATGTCGGGCGCCCAGTCCAAGGCAGGCAATATCTCGCAGGTGGTCTCCGTCATCGCCGAGATCAATCCCAAGGCCGCCCGGAAGCGTTACGAACAGGGATGGGTCGATGAACTGCATGACGATCTGGATGAACTGATCCCGCGCATCCGCCAGGCTGTCAAGCAGAGGGAGGTCGTTTCGCTGGCCTACGTGGGCAACGTGGTCGACCTGTGGGAGCGGCTGGCTGTCGAGGATATCCGGGTCGATCTGGGCTCGGACCAGACGTCGCTGCACAACCCCTGGGCCGGCGGCTACTATCCCGTCGGGCTGAGCTACGAGGCCTCGAACAAGATGATGGCCGAGGAGCCGGTGCGCTTCCGCGAGTGCGTGCAGGAGTCGCTGCGCCGTCAGGTCGACGCCATCAACAAACTGGCCGCCCGCGGCATGTACTTCTTCGACTATGGCAATGCCTTCCTGCTGGAGGCGTCGAGGGCCGGTGCCGCCGTCATGGGCCGAGAGGGGCGGTTCCGCTATCCCTCCTACGTTGAGGATATCATGGGCCCGATGTTCTTCGACTACGGTTTCGGCCCCTTCCGCTGGGTCTGCACGTCGGGTCGCGAGGAGGATCTCGCCCAGACGGACCTGCTGGCGGCCGAGGTGCTCGAGGACATTCGCATGTCGGCCCCGGACGACATCCGCGGTCAGCTGGAGGACAACATCCACTGGATCCGTGAGGCCGGGCGCAACCATCTGGTCGTCGGTTCGCAGGCCCGCATCCTCTATGCCGACTGTGAGGGGCGCACGAAGATCGCGCTGGCCTTCAACCGTGCCATTGCCGACGGGCGTCTGTCGGCTCCCGTGGTGCTGGGACGCGACCACCACGACGTTTCGGGCACCGATTCGCCCTACCGCGAGACGGCCAACATCTACGACGGTTCGAACCGGACGGCCGACATGGCCGTGCAGAACGTCATCGGCGATTCGTTCCGCGGTGCCACGTGGGTCTCGATCCACAACGGCGGCGGCGTGGGCTGGGGCGAAGTGATCAACGGCGGCTTCGGCATGGTGATCGACGGTTCGCCGGAGGCTGAGCGGAGAATCCGCGAGATGCTCTTCTGGGATGTCAATAACGGCATCGCCCGCCGCAGCTGGGCTCGTAACGAGGGGGCACAGGCCACCATCCGCCGTCAGATGGAGCGTACGCCCGATCTGCAGGTGACGATGCCCCATGCGGCCGACGACGAACTGGTGCGCAACGCATTGAACAAAAACGAGTAA
- the ftcD gene encoding glutamate formimidoyltransferase has protein sequence MQKRIVECVPNFSEGRDKEVIRQIVEAIETAADVKVLDVDPGEATNRTVVTFVGSPEAVVKAAFAGVKRAAERIDMRHHKGAHPRMGATDVLPLIPIAGITLEECAELSRQLARRIADELRIPTYCYEAAALRPERKNLAVCRAGEYEALPEKLSREETAPDFGARPYDEEVARTGATTVGARDFLIAVNFNLNTTSTRRANAIAFDVREKGRPVREGNPITGKVVKDAAGNPVMRPGTLKATKAIGWFIEEYGIAQVSMNITDISVTPLHVAFDEVCRKADARGVRVTGTEIVGLVPKRALVEAGKYFLRKQHRSVGIAEEEIVRLAVKSMGLDDLKPFKPEEKVIEYLLEAEDRKKRLVDLTCKGFAEETASESPAPGGGSIAAYMGALGAALGTMVANLSAHKPGWDDRWEEFSDWAERGQTLMQELLHLVDEDTAAFNRIMAVFAMPKSTDEERAARSAALQEATLYATEVPLRTMRTAMEVFPIVRAMAAEGNPNSVSDAGVGALAARSAVYGARLNVRINAAGLKDRTKAEALVGEADELAARASELEAEVLELVEQKIG, from the coding sequence ATGCAGAAACGTATCGTGGAGTGCGTTCCCAACTTCAGCGAGGGACGCGACAAGGAGGTGATCCGGCAAATCGTCGAGGCCATCGAGACGGCCGCCGACGTCAAAGTCCTCGACGTGGATCCGGGCGAGGCTACGAACCGTACGGTTGTAACCTTTGTCGGAAGCCCCGAAGCGGTGGTCAAGGCGGCCTTCGCCGGGGTGAAGCGCGCCGCCGAGCGCATCGACATGCGCCACCACAAGGGGGCCCACCCGCGCATGGGGGCGACGGATGTTCTGCCGCTGATCCCGATCGCCGGCATCACGCTCGAGGAGTGTGCCGAACTGTCGCGGCAGCTGGCCCGGCGCATTGCCGACGAGCTCCGCATCCCGACCTACTGCTACGAGGCGGCGGCGCTGCGCCCCGAACGGAAGAATCTGGCCGTCTGCCGCGCCGGCGAGTACGAGGCGCTGCCCGAGAAGCTCTCCCGCGAGGAGACGGCGCCCGATTTCGGGGCGCGTCCCTACGACGAAGAGGTGGCCCGCACGGGTGCCACGACCGTCGGGGCGCGCGACTTCCTCATTGCCGTCAACTTCAACCTCAATACCACCTCCACACGGCGGGCCAACGCCATCGCCTTCGACGTGCGCGAGAAGGGGCGTCCCGTGCGTGAGGGGAATCCCATTACGGGCAAGGTGGTGAAGGATGCGGCGGGCAATCCCGTCATGCGTCCCGGTACGCTGAAGGCCACGAAGGCCATCGGCTGGTTCATCGAGGAGTACGGCATCGCCCAGGTTTCGATGAATATCACCGACATCTCGGTCACGCCGCTCCACGTCGCCTTCGACGAGGTGTGCCGCAAGGCCGATGCCCGGGGGGTGCGCGTCACCGGCACGGAGATCGTCGGGCTGGTTCCGAAGCGGGCTCTTGTCGAGGCCGGCAAATACTTCCTGCGCAAGCAGCACCGTTCGGTGGGCATTGCCGAGGAGGAGATCGTGCGGCTGGCCGTCAAGTCGATGGGGCTCGACGATCTGAAACCTTTCAAACCCGAGGAGAAGGTGATCGAATACCTGCTGGAGGCCGAGGATCGGAAGAAACGGCTGGTCGATCTGACCTGCAAGGGGTTTGCCGAGGAGACGGCCAGCGAATCGCCGGCTCCGGGCGGCGGCTCGATTGCGGCCTATATGGGGGCGCTGGGGGCGGCGCTCGGCACGATGGTGGCCAACCTCTCGGCCCACAAGCCCGGTTGGGACGACCGTTGGGAGGAGTTCTCCGACTGGGCCGAGCGGGGGCAGACGCTGATGCAGGAGCTCCTGCACCTGGTGGACGAGGATACGGCCGCCTTCAACCGCATCATGGCGGTCTTCGCCATGCCCAAGTCGACCGACGAGGAGCGGGCGGCCCGCAGCGCGGCGCTGCAGGAGGCGACGCTCTATGCCACGGAGGTGCCGTTGCGCACGATGCGGACGGCCATGGAGGTCTTTCCGATCGTGCGGGCCATGGCCGCGGAGGGCAACCCCAATTCGGTCTCGGATGCAGGTGTCGGAGCGCTGGCGGCCCGCAGCGCGGTCTACGGGGCGCGACTCAACGTGCGGATCAACGCCGCCGGGCTGAAGGATCGCACGAAGGCCGAGGCGCTGGTCGGCGAGGCTGACGAACTGGCGGCCCGCGCCTCGGAACTCGAAGCCGAGGTGCTGGAGCTGGTCGAGCAGAAGATCGGTTAG
- a CDS encoding TonB-dependent siderophore receptor, with protein MEHIQVQLSPAGARWRRWDRKGFSAFASMHRSVSIGVLAVGMSILLLATQGASAQTADTTAVLRTLQIREVGVTGSQTAPTRNAQSHTPLFDRKAQAAAPLQTLESALRLAPSVDLRERGGRGAQADISVRGGSFDQTMILLNGIDFTDARTGHQSHSLPVDLDCISGIELIDGVPGVGAYAGAVNIRTAPLRPTYVRFEGSGGQYGYGYGNLSGAVTGERYSVFGAASYRRSDGYRPNTDFSNWNAFMRATYDGRRAGFFDLQAGWQDRDFGSNGFYAAYNPNQWEHTSTALASLRWTKSVGPAALGAAVSYRKNFDRYDWTRGTALNRHNTDNAGAKLWADYAWAAGTTTLGGNWAFNHIYSTNLGERLSVPRGDYTRAKARHTGNVWLRHARAWRRFDAAASVGLSLTPYGCSALWSLSAGYNPAEGLRLEAGAWQSMRLPTFTDLYYSSPAQINNLDLTPEHAVNYRLGVNYAKRCWSVSAQTYYRRGRDIIDWVWYADSPESPEAWRGKWHSEQSSRLNTFGAEISGGYAVAEGFLRRVTLSYGYLTNDRNADVIAKSAMDFMRHKAALAVEVHFLRRMSLALTGSVYDRNGSYTAYPVVGNSSITETRDYKPYFLLDGRLSWEKGWCRLYVDATNLTDTRYCDLGGLPLPGLWCTAGVVLTFGR; from the coding sequence ATGGAACACATCCAGGTACAGTTATCCCCCGCGGGGGCACGCTGGCGCCGATGGGATCGCAAGGGCTTCTCGGCCTTTGCGAGCATGCATCGGAGCGTGTCGATCGGGGTGCTCGCTGTCGGGATGTCGATCCTGCTGCTTGCGACGCAAGGCGCATCGGCGCAGACCGCCGACACGACTGCCGTCCTGAGGACGTTGCAGATCCGCGAGGTCGGGGTGACGGGGAGCCAGACGGCTCCCACGCGCAATGCCCAGTCGCACACTCCGCTTTTCGATCGAAAGGCTCAGGCTGCGGCGCCTCTCCAGACGTTGGAGTCCGCCTTGCGCCTTGCTCCGTCGGTCGATCTTCGCGAACGCGGCGGAAGAGGAGCGCAGGCCGATATCTCCGTACGGGGAGGCTCGTTCGACCAAACCATGATTCTTTTGAACGGCATCGACTTTACGGATGCCCGCACCGGACACCAGTCCCACTCGCTGCCGGTCGATCTCGATTGCATTTCGGGCATCGAACTCATTGACGGCGTTCCCGGCGTGGGGGCTTATGCCGGGGCGGTCAACATCCGTACGGCACCGCTGCGTCCGACCTACGTGCGTTTCGAGGGCTCGGGAGGCCAGTACGGCTACGGTTACGGCAACCTTTCGGGGGCGGTGACCGGAGAGCGGTATTCCGTTTTCGGTGCGGCATCGTACCGGCGCAGTGACGGCTACCGACCCAATACCGATTTTTCGAACTGGAACGCCTTCATGCGGGCGACGTACGATGGCCGCCGGGCGGGTTTCTTCGACCTGCAGGCCGGATGGCAGGATCGCGATTTCGGCTCAAACGGCTTCTATGCCGCCTACAATCCCAACCAGTGGGAACACACCTCGACGGCCCTGGCCTCGCTGCGCTGGACAAAGAGCGTGGGTCCCGCTGCGTTGGGGGCTGCGGTGAGCTATCGCAAGAATTTCGACCGCTACGACTGGACGCGCGGTACGGCGCTCAACCGTCACAATACGGACAATGCCGGAGCCAAACTGTGGGCCGATTACGCCTGGGCGGCCGGTACGACCACACTGGGCGGCAACTGGGCCTTCAACCACATCTACAGCACCAATCTGGGCGAACGGCTGTCGGTCCCCCGCGGAGACTATACCCGCGCCAAGGCCCGTCATACGGGCAACGTCTGGCTGCGGCACGCCCGCGCGTGGCGGCGGTTCGATGCGGCGGCATCGGTGGGGCTGAGCCTGACTCCCTACGGGTGTTCGGCGTTGTGGAGCCTCTCGGCGGGTTACAATCCCGCGGAGGGGCTTCGTCTCGAGGCCGGGGCGTGGCAGTCGATGCGCCTGCCGACCTTCACGGACCTCTATTACAGCTCGCCGGCCCAGATCAACAACCTCGATCTGACACCGGAACACGCCGTAAACTATCGCCTCGGAGTCAATTATGCGAAGCGTTGCTGGAGCGTTTCGGCGCAGACCTACTACCGCCGCGGGCGTGATATCATCGACTGGGTGTGGTATGCCGATTCGCCCGAGAGCCCCGAGGCGTGGCGCGGCAAGTGGCACTCTGAACAGTCGAGCCGACTCAATACCTTCGGTGCCGAGATTTCGGGCGGCTATGCCGTTGCGGAGGGCTTTCTGCGGCGGGTGACCCTCTCGTACGGCTATCTCACGAACGACCGCAATGCGGACGTCATTGCCAAGAGCGCCATGGATTTCATGCGCCACAAGGCGGCCCTGGCTGTCGAAGTGCACTTCCTGCGGCGGATGTCGCTGGCGCTGACCGGCTCGGTCTACGACCGCAACGGCAGCTACACGGCCTATCCCGTCGTTGGCAATTCGTCGATCACCGAAACTCGCGACTACAAGCCCTATTTCCTGTTGGACGGACGTCTTTCGTGGGAGAAGGGGTGGTGCCGCCTCTATGTCGACGCGACGAATCTGACCGATACGCGTTATTGTGATCTGGGAGGTCTGCCGCTTCCGGGCCTCTGGTGCACGGCCGGTGTGGTGTTGACCTTCGGCAGGTAA
- a CDS encoding cysteate synthase gives MEKFVPTSYTLECVATGREFEDTGWMLSDPQCKEPSLIRARYAKKQLEVKPAEWGLYRFADWMPVRRMLQGSSAPVTYRSKGLAKHLGLENLWITFNGYYPAIGATMTTCSFKETEAYSVCGRAAADEKRVLVVASAGNTARAFAKVCSDNNIKLLLSVPYDNINALWFEKPLNPCVKLISCAAGGDYFDAIHLSDIALKGDGFYAEGGAKNIARRDGMACTVLSAVTTIGRIPDYYFQAVGSGTGAIAAWEANLRLIEDGRFGKNLMRLMVSQNAPFVPMYDAWQASSRKMLPYADDKARRDAEIIDAKVLSNRKPPYSLAGGLYDALKATGGDVFAVTNPMARKARKLFKELEGIDIYSAAGVALASLINAVKAGRIDPQATIMLNITGGGEEHFKEHNDLWYLQPSHVFPLEPSVDDVVSKVEALFREPATGEGL, from the coding sequence ATGGAAAAATTTGTACCTACCTCTTATACGCTCGAATGCGTGGCTACGGGCCGCGAGTTCGAGGATACGGGCTGGATGCTCTCCGACCCGCAGTGCAAGGAGCCGTCGCTCATCCGCGCACGGTATGCCAAGAAACAGCTCGAGGTGAAACCCGCCGAATGGGGGCTGTACCGTTTTGCCGACTGGATGCCCGTGCGGCGGATGCTGCAGGGATCGTCGGCCCCGGTGACCTACCGCAGCAAGGGGCTGGCCAAACACCTGGGGCTCGAAAATCTCTGGATCACCTTCAACGGCTACTATCCGGCCATCGGCGCCACGATGACCACCTGCTCGTTCAAGGAGACCGAAGCCTACTCGGTGTGCGGACGTGCGGCCGCGGACGAGAAGCGGGTGCTGGTCGTTGCGTCGGCCGGCAATACGGCCCGGGCCTTCGCCAAGGTCTGCTCGGACAACAACATCAAGCTGCTGCTGTCGGTTCCCTATGACAACATCAATGCGCTGTGGTTCGAGAAACCGCTGAATCCCTGCGTGAAGCTGATTTCGTGCGCGGCCGGCGGCGACTACTTCGATGCCATCCACCTGAGCGACATTGCGCTGAAGGGCGACGGATTCTATGCCGAGGGTGGTGCGAAGAACATCGCGCGCCGCGACGGCATGGCCTGCACGGTGCTGTCGGCCGTGACGACCATCGGTCGCATTCCGGACTACTACTTCCAGGCCGTGGGCAGCGGCACGGGTGCCATTGCCGCCTGGGAAGCCAACCTGCGCCTGATTGAGGACGGCCGTTTCGGCAAGAACCTCATGCGGCTGATGGTGTCGCAGAACGCACCGTTCGTGCCGATGTACGACGCCTGGCAGGCCTCGTCGCGCAAGATGCTGCCCTACGCGGATGACAAGGCGCGCCGCGATGCGGAGATCATCGACGCCAAGGTGCTCTCGAACCGCAAACCGCCCTATAGTCTGGCCGGCGGTCTGTACGATGCGCTGAAGGCCACCGGCGGCGATGTCTTCGCCGTGACGAACCCCATGGCCCGCAAGGCCCGCAAGCTCTTCAAGGAGCTGGAGGGGATCGACATCTACTCGGCGGCCGGTGTGGCCCTGGCTTCGCTCATCAACGCCGTGAAGGCCGGTCGGATCGATCCGCAGGCGACGATCATGCTCAATATCACGGGCGGCGGCGAGGAGCACTTCAAGGAGCACAACGACCTGTGGTATCTGCAGCCGAGCCACGTCTTCCCGCTCGAACCGAGTGTCGACGATGTCGTCTCGAAGGTCGAGGCGCTGTTCCGCGAACCCGCAACGGGTGAAGGCCTCTGA